A window of the Bacillus sp. E(2018) genome harbors these coding sequences:
- a CDS encoding chemotaxis protein CheW, whose translation MKDAFDEFKAVAFKIGSEEFAFHVEQILSIEKTQRVTVVPAMPKHVQGVINLRGTITPVINLSTLLFSDSELIPHEYSSQRYIVVKFEEKPFALVVDEATDVLDIPHDSIQMNTITDKNIPSYLSGISKLENRLITLINVDQLLISEASALKNETTNHPIGSEENEIQHSR comes from the coding sequence TTGAAAGATGCTTTCGACGAGTTTAAAGCTGTTGCGTTTAAAATCGGCAGTGAGGAATTTGCGTTTCATGTAGAGCAAATATTATCGATTGAGAAAACACAGCGAGTTACCGTCGTACCAGCTATGCCAAAGCACGTTCAAGGTGTAATAAACCTACGTGGCACAATAACTCCGGTCATTAACCTAAGCACCCTCTTATTTTCAGATTCAGAATTAATTCCTCATGAATATTCATCGCAAAGGTACATTGTTGTCAAATTCGAAGAAAAACCATTTGCATTAGTAGTCGATGAAGCGACAGATGTGCTCGATATACCCCACGATTCTATTCAAATGAACACCATCACTGATAAAAACATCCCTTCCTACCTTTCAGGCATATCCAAGTTAGAAAACAGATTAATAACATTAATCAATGTAGATCAATTGTTGATTTCAGAAGCTTCGGCCTTAAAAAATGAAACAACAAATCATCCAATAGGGAGTGAAGAAAATGAAATTCAACATTCGCGCTAA
- a CDS encoding GNAT family N-acetyltransferase, which translates to MQTERLKFRPYKTEDFAFFASLWADPDVVQFIGKGVTRSEEEARKSFDEWLIPGYRDGRGLFLMEHRKSLFPIGHAGIVQQMIDGKKEYEIGFWLAKEYWGNGYATEAAQYFKEYAIHDLGITRLICLIQRKNVKSVSVASRLGMTLQKESTFNTIPVDVYSWTESQK; encoded by the coding sequence TTGCAAACAGAAAGGCTGAAATTCCGACCGTATAAGACTGAGGATTTTGCATTTTTCGCATCATTATGGGCAGATCCTGATGTCGTTCAATTCATCGGGAAAGGGGTAACTCGTTCAGAAGAAGAAGCTCGAAAAAGCTTTGATGAATGGTTAATTCCGGGATATCGTGATGGCAGAGGATTATTTCTTATGGAGCATAGGAAAAGTTTGTTTCCAATCGGTCACGCAGGTATAGTGCAGCAAATGATCGATGGAAAAAAAGAATATGAGATCGGCTTTTGGTTGGCTAAAGAATATTGGGGAAATGGTTACGCAACAGAGGCTGCTCAATACTTTAAAGAATACGCCATTCATGATCTAGGAATTACACGGTTGATCTGTCTGATTCAACGAAAAAATGTAAAGTCTGTGTCGGTCGCATCCAGATTAGGGATGACCCTCCAAAAAGAATCAACGTTTAATACGATACCTGTAGACGTTTACAGTTGGACAGAAAGTCAGAAATAA
- a CDS encoding acyltransferase — translation MRNTERYPVKGKNSLYQVYDTVPFWKVVKNFIAIQVARYTPFLPMKNWIYRTFLKMKVGEGTAFALMVMPDIMYPERISVGKNCVIGYNTTILAHEYLIKEYRLGDVIVGDEVMIGANSTILPGVTIGDGAIVSAGTLVHKNVPEGSFVGGNPMQVIYTKEERSKREMES, via the coding sequence TTGCGAAATACGGAGCGTTATCCGGTAAAAGGAAAAAACTCGTTGTACCAGGTGTATGACACTGTTCCGTTCTGGAAAGTGGTAAAGAATTTCATCGCCATACAAGTGGCTCGTTACACACCGTTTCTACCGATGAAAAATTGGATCTACCGTACTTTTTTGAAGATGAAGGTCGGTGAAGGAACAGCATTCGCATTGATGGTCATGCCAGACATCATGTATCCAGAACGCATTTCAGTAGGGAAGAACTGTGTGATCGGCTATAATACAACGATATTAGCTCATGAATATTTAATAAAAGAATACCGTTTGGGTGACGTAATCGTGGGCGATGAAGTGATGATCGGTGCGAACTCTACGATCCTCCCAGGCGTTACGATCGGTGACGGTGCGATCGTATCAGCTGGAACGCTCGTCCACAAAAATGTCCCAGAAGGGTCTTTCGTCGGTGGTAATCCGATGCAGGTCATCTACACGAAAGAAGAACGCTCTAAGAGGGAAATGGAAAGCTAG
- the hprK gene encoding HPr(Ser) kinase/phosphatase, whose protein sequence is MAKVHIHELIKKFHLELVSGEEGIHRTIRTSDISRPGLEMAGYFTFYPGERLQLLGKTELSFISELDPETRMERLTALCTDETPGIIVSRDIEVPKELLKASHKSGVPIMRSPVTTTRLSSRITNYLESRLAPTTAKHGVLVDIYGIGVLITGNSGVGKSETALELVKRGHRLVADDSVEIRQEDEDTLIGSAPELIQHLLEIRGLGIINVMTLFGAGAIRNYKKISIVMNLEAWDSKKVYDRLGLEEETTKIIDTEIPILTIPVRPGRNLAVIIEVAAMNFRLKRMGMNAAQQFSDRLTDVIEAGDEEDL, encoded by the coding sequence ATGGCTAAGGTACATATTCATGAACTCATAAAAAAATTTCATCTAGAGCTTGTTAGTGGTGAAGAAGGCATCCACCGTACGATTCGAACGAGCGACATCTCACGGCCAGGTCTTGAGATGGCTGGTTACTTTACCTTTTATCCAGGAGAGCGATTACAGCTTCTTGGAAAAACAGAGCTGTCGTTTATTTCAGAGCTGGATCCTGAAACACGTATGGAGCGTTTAACCGCGCTTTGCACGGATGAGACTCCGGGAATCATCGTTTCGAGAGACATTGAAGTTCCTAAAGAACTGCTTAAAGCTTCTCATAAAAGTGGAGTACCGATTATGCGTTCACCGGTTACGACAACGCGTTTATCAAGTCGTATCACGAATTACTTAGAGAGTCGTTTAGCTCCAACGACTGCAAAGCATGGTGTACTAGTAGATATTTATGGAATTGGTGTGTTGATCACAGGTAACTCGGGTGTTGGAAAAAGTGAAACGGCTCTTGAACTCGTAAAACGAGGGCACCGGTTAGTAGCAGATGATTCGGTGGAAATCCGGCAGGAAGATGAAGATACACTGATCGGCAGCGCACCTGAACTCATACAGCATCTGCTTGAAATTCGAGGTCTTGGCATCATCAACGTGATGACGTTGTTCGGTGCTGGAGCGATCCGCAACTATAAAAAAATCTCAATCGTTATGAATCTGGAAGCTTGGGATTCTAAAAAAGTATATGATCGCTTAGGATTGGAAGAAGAGACAACCAAAATCATTGATACGGAGATACCGATCTTAACGATTCCTGTTCGTCCTGGACGAAACTTAGCGGTCATTATTGAAGTAGCAGCGATGAACTTCCGTTTGAAGAGAATGGGCATGAATGCCGCACAGCAATTCTCAGACCGTTTGACAGATGTTATTGAAGCTGGAGATGAAGAAGACCTATAA
- a CDS encoding PspC domain-containing protein codes for MKKLKRSNDAKISGVCGGIAEYMNVDPTVVRLGTVALALFTAVIPVGLAYIIALAVMPEDGV; via the coding sequence ATGAAAAAACTGAAAAGATCGAACGATGCTAAAATATCAGGAGTTTGCGGTGGAATTGCAGAGTATATGAATGTGGATCCGACGGTTGTACGATTAGGAACCGTTGCACTTGCACTGTTTACAGCAGTTATCCCAGTTGGTTTAGCCTATATCATCGCGCTAGCTGTTATGCCAGAGGATGGCGTATAG
- a CDS encoding DUF4870 domain-containing protein produces the protein MKEGSKKVISALCYFSLFFAPFLFPIAVYLIADEPEVMEHAKKSFLSHLLPIIAVPLGIIIIFETQYHLVAIIISALIFGTLTLIVMIWNIVKGIKVIAS, from the coding sequence ATGAAGGAAGGCTCAAAAAAAGTTATTTCTGCACTGTGTTATTTTAGTTTGTTTTTCGCACCATTTTTATTTCCGATCGCTGTATATCTTATCGCAGATGAGCCTGAAGTGATGGAGCACGCGAAGAAATCATTTTTGTCCCATCTATTGCCCATTATTGCTGTTCCATTAGGTATTATTATCATTTTTGAAACGCAATATCATTTAGTCGCTATTATTATAAGTGCACTCATTTTTGGAACGCTGACATTAATTGTGATGATCTGGAATATTGTTAAAGGGATAAAGGTAATTGCTTCATAA
- the lgt gene encoding prolipoprotein diacylglyceryl transferase: MEETIQPLNRVALELGPLTIYWYGLIIGFGAMLGLWLAVRESERRGLAKDTFVDVVMIAVPVAILCARLYYVAFEWDFYKDHPGKILAVWEGGIAIHGALIGSFLTALVFSRVKKISFWKLVDIAAPSILLGQAIGRWGNFMNQEAHGGEVTRSFLESLMLPDFIINQMYIDGTYYHPTFLYESLWSFIGVIVLLYLRRVNLHRGELFLTYIIWYSIGRFFVEGLRTDSLIVWGTSLRIAQVVSLVWIAAAVIIWIYRRKTGLAKQRYLES; encoded by the coding sequence GTGGAAGAAACGATTCAACCTCTAAATCGTGTAGCACTCGAATTAGGGCCGCTCACGATCTATTGGTACGGACTTATTATTGGCTTTGGTGCGATGCTTGGTCTTTGGCTCGCAGTAAGAGAATCAGAGAGACGCGGGCTTGCTAAGGACACGTTCGTTGATGTAGTCATGATTGCAGTGCCTGTGGCCATTTTATGTGCAAGGCTTTATTATGTAGCGTTTGAATGGGATTTTTATAAAGACCATCCAGGGAAGATTCTTGCTGTATGGGAAGGTGGTATCGCGATTCATGGTGCATTGATCGGTTCCTTCTTAACAGCACTCGTTTTCTCGAGAGTAAAGAAGATCTCATTCTGGAAACTTGTTGATATCGCAGCACCTAGCATCTTGCTTGGGCAAGCGATCGGGCGCTGGGGCAATTTCATGAACCAAGAAGCTCATGGTGGAGAAGTGACGAGAAGCTTTTTAGAATCACTCATGCTGCCAGACTTTATTATCAATCAGATGTATATTGACGGAACCTATTATCATCCGACCTTTCTCTATGAATCGCTTTGGAGTTTCATAGGTGTTATCGTATTGCTTTATTTACGTCGTGTTAACCTTCACAGAGGTGAACTGTTCTTAACCTATATCATATGGTATTCGATCGGACGTTTCTTTGTAGAAGGACTTCGTACAGATAGCTTGATCGTTTGGGGAACTTCTCTTCGAATCGCACAAGTAGTGAGCTTGGTCTGGATTGCAGCGGCAGTGATCATCTGGATCTATAGAAGAAAAACAGGATTGGCTAAACAACGATATCTAGAAAGCTAA
- a CDS encoding DUF4097 family beta strand repeat-containing protein: MEERKMILNMLNEGKISVEEAEKLLYALNDKKKLQLSSIGSLNLKKKAVNGATAVKLPTSGYKVAKFFDRVVKRIKTVDFDLNFGPSEPVHYVFQDSHVMFQAMDVEVYNGSVTVVPWDRKDVQVECDAHVYKVPEGSSAKTKFRNETFYDCDATKMRFYSRNKHQKVNAVISIPREAYDEIKITTFNGPVKISDSHARTLTVKTTVGAIAMNHCTGENVKASAANGSLTLNDCQFKDVEAETMNGPVRLSVDASQVRSETINGSIYCRFASAVEGYASFKTVTGKIETEFPETLELDAVLKTIVGGFVCDFESVEVREEKKEVTRKFLSFIANQGKSWPSFKLEAEAKTGSVVVLKAK; this comes from the coding sequence ATGGAAGAACGCAAAATGATTTTAAACATGCTGAACGAAGGTAAGATCTCTGTTGAAGAAGCGGAGAAACTTTTGTATGCCCTTAATGATAAGAAGAAGCTGCAGCTGAGCTCGATTGGTTCTCTCAATCTAAAAAAGAAAGCCGTGAATGGTGCAACCGCAGTTAAGTTGCCAACTTCCGGTTATAAAGTGGCAAAGTTTTTTGATCGCGTTGTAAAACGTATTAAAACGGTCGATTTCGACTTGAATTTTGGACCTTCTGAACCTGTTCACTATGTATTTCAAGATAGCCATGTCATGTTTCAGGCGATGGACGTCGAAGTTTACAACGGTTCAGTTACGGTCGTACCATGGGATCGAAAAGACGTACAAGTCGAATGCGATGCCCATGTGTATAAAGTGCCAGAAGGATCTTCGGCGAAAACAAAATTCAGAAATGAAACGTTCTATGATTGTGATGCCACTAAGATGCGATTCTATTCAAGAAACAAGCATCAAAAGGTGAACGCTGTAATCTCCATCCCAAGAGAAGCTTATGATGAGATCAAGATCACAACGTTTAATGGACCTGTGAAAATCAGTGATTCGCATGCTAGAACACTAACAGTTAAAACGACTGTAGGAGCGATTGCGATGAACCATTGTACGGGGGAGAACGTGAAAGCTTCTGCTGCTAACGGTTCATTAACGCTTAATGATTGTCAGTTTAAGGACGTAGAAGCAGAAACGATGAACGGACCTGTACGCCTTTCTGTAGATGCTTCACAAGTACGCTCAGAAACCATAAATGGTTCGATCTACTGCCGTTTTGCATCAGCAGTAGAAGGGTATGCATCTTTTAAGACGGTGACGGGAAAAATAGAAACAGAATTCCCAGAAACACTAGAGCTTGATGCCGTTCTTAAAACAATCGTTGGCGGATTCGTTTGTGATTTTGAATCCGTTGAGGTGCGTGAAGAAAAGAAAGAAGTGACTCGTAAGTTTCTTTCGTTTATCGCGAATCAAGGGAAGAGCTGGCCTTCATTTAAATTAGAGGCAGAAGCAAAAACAGGCTCTGTTGTGGTGTTAAAAGCGAAATAG
- a CDS encoding phage holin family protein — protein MMSWLASLLINTIALMVVAGYFDAFHIENLSAALLASVLLSLFNVFLKPILVLLTLPVTIFSLGLFLIVINAALLSLTAELMGSSFNIDGFGMALIAAVIISLLNMFLTNFVLEPLKKKRKRN, from the coding sequence ATGATGAGTTGGTTAGCTTCTTTATTGATCAACACCATTGCACTAATGGTAGTAGCAGGGTACTTTGATGCTTTTCATATCGAAAACCTTAGTGCGGCTTTACTAGCTAGCGTTTTGTTATCGTTATTTAACGTCTTTCTAAAACCGATTCTGGTCCTGTTAACACTGCCTGTCACTATATTCTCTCTAGGTTTATTTCTAATCGTCATTAACGCAGCGCTTTTATCGTTAACGGCAGAATTGATGGGCAGCTCGTTTAACATCGATGGATTCGGAATGGCATTAATTGCAGCAGTCATCATTTCCCTTCTCAATATGTTCCTGACTAATTTTGTTTTGGAGCCTTTAAAAAAGAAGCGAAAAAGAAACTAA
- the ppaX gene encoding pyrophosphatase PpaX, giving the protein MKRNTILFDLDGTLINTNELIIASFLYTLDKHFPEQYNRESVLPFMGMPLVETMEQFDKEKVSDLVQTYREHNISHHDELVTEFEGVFETVEELYKKGYKLGIVTTKMRNTVEMGLRLVGLDQFFQTVVTLDDVKNAKPDPEPVQKALALLGSAPEEAIMVGDSKYDILAGQNAGTQTAGVAWTIRGNDYLQQFNPDFMLNEMTDLLDVLGER; this is encoded by the coding sequence ATGAAACGCAACACCATACTATTTGATTTAGACGGAACATTAATCAATACGAACGAACTGATCATCGCTTCTTTTCTTTACACGCTAGATAAACATTTTCCAGAGCAATACAATCGTGAGAGCGTCTTACCGTTTATGGGGATGCCGCTCGTTGAGACGATGGAGCAGTTCGATAAAGAAAAAGTTTCAGACTTAGTCCAAACATACCGTGAACATAACATCTCACATCATGATGAATTGGTTACCGAGTTTGAAGGAGTTTTCGAAACGGTAGAAGAATTGTATAAAAAGGGCTACAAACTGGGCATCGTAACTACAAAAATGAGAAATACAGTCGAGATGGGCTTACGCCTTGTAGGTCTTGATCAATTTTTTCAAACCGTTGTTACACTGGATGACGTGAAAAACGCGAAGCCAGATCCGGAGCCTGTTCAAAAAGCACTAGCCTTGCTAGGTTCAGCACCAGAAGAAGCGATCATGGTAGGCGACAGCAAGTACGATATTCTTGCGGGTCAGAACGCTGGCACACAAACGGCGGGTGTAGCCTGGACCATCCGCGGCAACGATTATTTGCAGCAGTTTAATCCAGACTTCATGCTGAATGAAATGACGGATTTACTGGATGTTTTAGGAGAGAGATAA
- a CDS encoding cytoplasmic protein, giving the protein MQIQQYALALNQQIKADTVKKQCKMCGKVTMFTDTTIRRHNANGKNIYQFAIYKCPKNHSWNKKLNIYKSFTEHVDPLSIIPTSFIEIEPGKKITSMKRGDSACEIKIISVNGSFRIDRTLADHLEGWSRTEIAQNIKAGKILLNDCLTKPSQKLSVHDKIFLDVK; this is encoded by the coding sequence ATGCAGATTCAACAATATGCTTTAGCGCTAAACCAACAAATAAAGGCAGACACGGTAAAAAAACAGTGCAAAATGTGCGGTAAAGTGACCATGTTCACGGATACGACCATTCGCAGACACAACGCAAACGGAAAGAACATCTATCAGTTTGCGATATACAAATGTCCCAAAAACCATTCATGGAACAAAAAACTCAACATCTATAAATCGTTCACAGAGCATGTGGATCCTTTGTCGATCATTCCGACATCTTTTATAGAGATAGAACCAGGGAAAAAGATTACTTCCATGAAAAGAGGGGATTCTGCTTGCGAAATAAAGATAATATCGGTCAACGGAAGTTTTCGGATTGATCGAACACTAGCAGATCACCTAGAAGGTTGGAGCAGAACCGAAATTGCACAGAACATAAAAGCGGGTAAGATTCTGTTAAACGATTGTTTAACGAAACCAAGTCAAAAGCTTTCTGTTCATGATAAGATTTTTTTAGATGTAAAATAA
- a CDS encoding nucleoside recognition domain-containing protein, giving the protein MGTLKKGTIAGLKTTWTLGKIIFPVTLLITLLSHTPVLDWLISVLAPAMKWIGLPGEAAIPLVLGNFLNLYAGIGGILTLDSLTVQDVFILAVMLSFSHNLFIESGVAASVGIKLWVILLVRIGLALFSAFMINLLWDGGTEKAQYGFISKPEAAPNGWGEITLTALEKASLGILQLALIVIPLMIIMQFMKDKGWLNKFSNWMAPAMKLLGMKENTSMTMAAGLTIGLAYGAGVMMQAAKEDGVSKKDLYLAFIFLVSCHAVVEDTLVFVPLGIPVLPLLIIRVVTAIVLTVLVAYVWNKMERKNRLTRKERQHETQHHTI; this is encoded by the coding sequence GTGGGAACGTTAAAAAAAGGCACAATTGCAGGCTTAAAAACCACTTGGACGCTAGGGAAGATTATATTTCCTGTCACTTTACTCATCACGTTGTTGAGTCACACACCGGTGTTAGATTGGTTGATTTCTGTTTTAGCACCAGCTATGAAATGGATCGGACTTCCTGGTGAAGCGGCAATCCCGCTCGTTCTCGGTAATTTTCTAAATCTGTATGCAGGAATCGGGGGGATTTTGACCCTCGATTCTTTAACGGTGCAAGACGTGTTCATTCTTGCTGTTATGCTTTCGTTTTCTCACAACCTATTTATTGAGTCTGGTGTTGCAGCAAGTGTTGGCATCAAATTGTGGGTTATTCTTCTCGTGCGAATCGGCCTGGCGCTTTTCTCTGCTTTTATGATCAACCTTTTATGGGATGGCGGAACGGAAAAAGCGCAATACGGTTTTATCTCCAAGCCTGAAGCAGCACCGAACGGCTGGGGTGAGATCACGCTTACTGCTTTAGAAAAAGCATCACTCGGCATTCTGCAACTCGCACTTATTGTCATACCGCTCATGATTATCATGCAATTTATGAAGGACAAAGGATGGCTGAACAAGTTTTCGAACTGGATGGCTCCAGCTATGAAACTTTTAGGTATGAAAGAGAACACGTCCATGACGATGGCAGCTGGCCTTACGATTGGTCTCGCATATGGTGCAGGTGTGATGATGCAAGCTGCAAAAGAGGATGGCGTATCAAAGAAAGATCTGTATTTGGCTTTTATCTTTCTCGTAAGTTGCCACGCTGTGGTCGAGGATACACTTGTTTTTGTACCATTAGGCATTCCGGTTTTGCCGCTGTTAATCATCCGAGTAGTAACGGCGATCGTTCTTACGGTGTTAGTAGCTTACGTATGGAACAAGATGGAACGGAAAAATCGTTTAACAAGAAAGGAACGACAACATGAAACGCAACACCATACTATTTGA